The candidate division KSB1 bacterium genome includes the window AGGAATGTCAAAAAATGCCGCAACGCTACCGCCCATTAACATTGAAACTATCACAAGTCCCAAGCCTGCAACAATGCCGATGACTGTGCCTTTGTCCATGAATTCTTTTTCCTTAATCAATTCCGGACATCACGCCTCTGCTAACCCATCCTGGTCAAGGAGGAAGAGAGGGTGCTGCCCGGAAATTTATTAGATCCGTCTAATTAAATCATGATGGCGGCAATAAATGAAGTGATATCCGCAACCACTTTTATGACGGAGGCCGCTACGGCAACTCCGTCACTATCACATTACCTTAATTAATTAAATTATCTCTTCAACTGGGTAACTTCACTTAAAAACTGATCGCTTACCGTAATCACCCGGGCGTTGGCTTGAAAAGCACGCTGGGCAATAATCATATCGGTAAATTCAGCCGCTAGATCCACATTGGAAGCTTCCAAAGTACCCGAAAAAATCGACGCAGGTAAATCCTCGCCGGCTTTACCAATCGAAGGGATTCCCGTCGTGCCCGATGTCCGGTAAATATTGTTGCCAATATGAGTCAAACCTTCCGGGTTGTTGATCTTTGCCAGAGCAATTTGCGCGATCGTTCTGCTTCGACCGTTCGTAAACGCGCCAACCAAACGGCCCCTTTCGTCAATTGAAAAGGCGCTTAAAGTGCCGTGCGCCTGACCATCTTGATATGGCATTAAAACAGATGATTGACCGGCAAATTGCGTGACTCCGCTAAACCCGGTACTATTTTCGAAATCCAAATTGATAATGACATCATCGGCTCCATTCCCCGGCGAAAAGTTTAGAAGGGGCTGGCCATTATCGTAAACAATGGTATCCAGCGAGCCGGTGGGTTTAAAAGTAATTGTTCCGGTACTCCCTTCATTAATTACTTCATTACCTGAAAAACCCACTTTAAAAGTCCACTCGCGTGCATTCTCAGTTTTAGTGAAAGTAACGTTCAAAGTATGCTTCGAACCGAGACTATCGTAGACTTCAACCGAGGATGAAGTTTGCGGTGAAAAGCCTTTTGCGGTGTTCACGAAGCCGGGCAGATCAATGACGCCGGTATTGCCCGGATCCGCTGACAAAGTAATTGTCGTCTGACTTTCACCAAAAGCAAGATCGTTTAAAACGATGCTGCCATTCACTAGAGTGGCGGCGCCGTTAAAAGATGCCGATATGGAAGCTAACAGACCATCAATGGTTGTTCCATCATTGGCTGCGCCGTAAGTGAATGTGGCAGAAACAACCGACCCATCCGAATTAGTCCCGTTAATATTGATTATGTCACCATCCACCAGCGGTGTGGTTGTTTGAGTTAAACTATTCAAAGTATCGGCGCCGACCGCCGGGGCGCCTGCAACCGTGAAGGTTTGATTGGCTGTCCACTCCTCCCTGACCGGAGTTGCAGTGGCGTCTAAATTCCCTGCAATTGCTAAATTTTGAGTAGAGATGGCCGGCGAAATAACCGATGCATCGAAAGTGATATTGCCTAATTGAGCTGTCGCTGATAAATCACCTTTCAAATCTGCGGTCCAACCTTGAACGGTCAGGCCATTTGCATTCACAAGACGGCCATTGCCGTCAAAGTGCATATTCCCTGCACGAGTGTACAGCTGAGTGTTACCATCGCTGAGGACAAAAAAACCGTCTCCTTCAATACCAAGGTCGGTTTGTTTACCCGTGGTCTGAAGAATTCCCTGGCTGAAATCCCGCTCGATACTATTGGCGCGAACGCCCAATCCGACGAAGAGCGCGTTCTTCGTGCCACCGGATGCTGATTCCGTTGAAGATTGAATCAACTGACTCAACTCTT containing:
- a CDS encoding flagellar hook-basal body complex protein, translated to MMRALFAGVSGLSNNQLKMDIIGNNIANINTIGFKTSRINFAEELSQLIQSSTESASGGTKNALFVGLGVRANSIERDFSQGILQTTGKQTDLGIEGDGFFVLSDGNTQLYTRAGNMHFDGNGRLVNANGLTVQGWTADLKGDLSATAQLGNITFDASVISPAISTQNLAIAGNLDATATPVREEWTANQTFTVAGAPAVGADTLNSLTQTTTPLVDGDIININGTNSDGSVVSATFTYGAANDGTTIDGLLASISASFNGAATLVNGSIVLNDLAFGESQTTITLSADPGNTGVIDLPGFVNTAKGFSPQTSSSVEVYDSLGSKHTLNVTFTKTENAREWTFKVGFSGNEVINEGSTGTITFKPTGSLDTIVYDNGQPLLNFSPGNGADDVIINLDFENSTGFSGVTQFAGQSSVLMPYQDGQAHGTLSAFSIDERGRLVGAFTNGRSRTIAQIALAKINNPEGLTHIGNNIYRTSGTTGIPSIGKAGEDLPASIFSGTLEASNVDLAAEFTDMIIAQRAFQANARVITVSDQFLSEVTQLKR